The Desulfurobacterium atlanticum genome includes the window CGTGGTATAGGTTTATATTTAGCTGCATGGTTGTCCTCCTGGTAGTGGTTTTGGTTTTCTGAAAATTTGAATGTTTAGTGCTCTTAATATTTTAACTACCAGGTGGGCAGCCTTTTTCCTTTGGTGTGGGTGGGGAGTATGTGTATACCTATGCAGGAACCTTGCCATAAGAAGCATTGACTCTTCACAGGTAAAATGGAATTCTGAAGGTTCATTCCTTAATGATGCTCATAAAGACCTGAAAGCTGATTTTGTCATGGCAAATCCGCCATTTAACGATAGTGACTGGAGTGGTGATTTATTACGAAAAGATGTCAGATGGAAGTATGGAGTGCCTCCTGTCAGTAATGCAAACTACGCATGGATTCAGCATTTTATATTTCATCTTGCTCCTCATGGAAAAGCCGGCTTTGTTCTTGCAAAAGGAGCTCTTACTACAAAACAAACAGCCGAATATGAGATAAGGAAAAACATAATAGAAGATGACCTGATTGACTGTATCGTAAATCTTCCGTCCAAGTTGTTTTTAAACACCCAGATTCCAGCCTCTTTATGGTTTATCCGTAAAAACAAAACTACCCGTAAAGGTGAAATTCTTTTCATAGATGCCAGAGATATGGGAAAACTCATAAACAGAAGAACAAGGGTTTTAACAGAAGAAGACATAAAAAAGATTGCTGACACCTACCACAAATGGCAAAAAGGAGATGAAACTTATGAAGATATAAAAGGCTTCTGTAAATCTGTAAAAATTGAAGATGTTAGAGAGCTTGACTATGTTTTAACTCCCGGCCGGTATGTTGGTCTTCCTGAAGAGGATGATGATTTTGATTTTGAAGAAAGATTTACAAAGCTAAAAGCTGAATTCATGGAACAGTTAAAGGAAGAAGAGAGACTGAATAAACTGATACTTGAAAGTTTAGAGAGAATAGAGATTCCACAGAAGGAGCAGGATAGTGAAGCTTGAAAAAATATTAGAGCAACCTGAAGGAAAATAAAAATGGAATGCTCTGAGCCCGGTTTTGCTTTTAGAGTTACATTTAAAAAAGTTAATTATGTAGAACTTGAAAAACCAGTTGCGACCGATTACGACCGATTAACAATAAAAGAAAAAGAAATTCTTCTTTATTTACTTGAGAATCCTGAAATAACAAAGAAAACGGAAGAGGAAGTATTAAAAGCTGCTGAAACAAAAGTAAAAAAGGAGAAAAGCAATGACCGATAAAGTGCCGAAGGGATGGAAAAGAGTGAAGTTGGGGGATATTATAAAATGAAAGAAATCTTTGAACAACTTGAATTGAAGCTAAAAAATAGTATTTTTAATAGAGCATCTGATATTATAAAAGCTCTTTTAGAATTTCTCCATAAAGAGAAGTTTTTACTTCAAAATGACATTAATGAAAGAGCTCTTACACACAAATTGGCTTTGTATTTGCAAAATTATTTTCACGATTACGATGTTGATTGTGAATATAACAGAATGATGAAAAACAATGAGTATATAAAAAAGACATTAAATCTTCCGGCAGACGAAGGAATAATTATTTCCGATACAACTCAAAAGACTGTATATCCCGACATAATAATTCATAGAAGGGGAAATAATGATAATAATTTGCTGGTGATAGAAGTTAAAAAATCAGTAAATGTTAATGAAAATGAAAGAAATTTTGATTTTCAAAAATTAAAAGCATTTACAGAGCAATTGCGCTACAATCTTGGATTATATCTTGAATTTAATGAAAATGGAATTTCCGACTTTAAGTTGTTTGAAAATGGGGAGAAAGTAGGAGAGTATGATGGGTGAAAAGATACCAAAAGGCTGGAAAAAAGTGAAACTCGGTGAGGTAGTGTGGTTTAATCCTAAAGAAAAGCTATTAAAAGGACATTTTGCAAAAAAAATACCGATGGAAGCTTTGTCCCCTTTTACAAGAAAAATTCAGTTTTTTTATTTAGAAGAATATAAAGGAGGTGTAAAATTTAGAAATGGAGACACACTGGTGGCAAGAATAACACCGAGTTTAGAAAATGGAAAAACTGCTTTTGTTGACATTTTAAAAGCAGATGAAATAGGTTTCGGTTCTACGGAATTTATTGTTTTAAGAAATAAAAAAGGTATAACTGATAAAAAATTTGTTTATTACTTAGCTCTCTCTCCAGTTTTTAGAGAGACAGCTATAAAGTCTATGACAGGTAGTTCTGGGAGACAAAGAGTTCAAACAGAGGTTGTTAAAAATCATGAAATCCTTCTCCCTCCGCTCCCCGAGCAAAAAGCCATCGCATCGGTGCTTTCGTCGTTAGATGATAAAATAGACCTTCTCCACCGCCAGAACAAAACCCTTGAAAAAATGGCAGAAACCCTCTTTCGCCAGTGGTTTATTGAAGAGGCAAAAGAGGATTGGGAGGAAGTTTC containing:
- a CDS encoding restriction endonuclease subunit S — protein: MGEKIPKGWKKVKLGEVVWFNPKEKLLKGHFAKKIPMEALSPFTRKIQFFYLEEYKGGVKFRNGDTLVARITPSLENGKTAFVDILKADEIGFGSTEFIVLRNKKGITDKKFVYYLALSPVFRETAIKSMTGSSGRQRVQTEVVKNHEILLPPLPEQKAIASVLSSLDDKIDLLHRQNKTLEKMAETLFRQWFIEEAKEDWEEVSLGDSELAKIIKSGIKKFDGIKIYLATGDVNDTKIQGGECITYYKRPSRANMQPVEFSVWFAKKGGVRKLLMFDDYSDIDNIILSTGFTGLKTTELSHYYIWCFILSEEFQEIKDSYVSGTVQPDINNEGVRQIMILKPDKETLEKFNKIVKPYFMKIQSNKNQIRTLEKLRDTLLPKLMSGKVRVKV